The window GCACGATGGCGCCCACGATCCGCTTGGCCTGCTTCTCCTCGCCGTACGCGCGCAGGATCCGCACCAGCTCACCGGGCGGGTAGGTGTTGAGGACCTCGGCGGCGCTGACGCCGGTCGTCTGGTCCATGCGCATGTCGAGGGGGGCGTCCTGGGCGTAGGCGAAGCCGCGGTCGGCCTCGTCGAGCTGCATGGAGGAGACGCCGAGGTCGAACAGGACGCCCTGCACGCGCGCGATGCCCAGCCTTTCCAGGACGTCCGGGAGCTCGTCGTAGACGGCGTGCACGAGGCTCGCGCGCTCGCCGTACGGCGCGAGCCGCTCGCCGGACAGGCGCAGGGCCTCCTTGTCGCGGTCGAGGGCGACGAGGCGGGCCTCGGGGAACTGCTGCAGGAGAGCCTCGCTGTGGCCGCCGAGTCCGAGCGTGCAGTCGACGACCACCGCTCCCGGCCGCTGCAGGGCGGGAGCCAACAGGTCCAGGCACCGCTGGAGCATCACCGGGACATGTCGACTCTGGCTCAAGGGGCCCTCTCAGATCCGGCGAGGCGGTACGCACCGCCGGGTCCCCGCCCGCTCGTGAAGGGGAGGCCTGCCGGCGCCGGAAGCGTCAGCCGGCCGGGAGCGGGAGGAGGCCGAGCCGTACGTACGCGCCGCGCACGTGGGGAGATCTCCGGAAAATCGCCGGGGTCTCCGGGGAAATCAGTCCAGCAGGGAGTCTCGCCTCCCGCTTCGCGTCACTTTAGTCCACCGTGTCGCGCGGTCAATCAACCGGCCTGCGCGTCGCGCTCCGGCGTGATCCTGACGCAACAAGCCGGGAAAAATCACTCACACGGACACACCCGCCTCACTCCTGTGGGTTACCTCACAGTGAGCACGTGATAACGCTCTTTTTCCCTTCTCACGACAGGACCGGAAACGCCGTGACCAGTACCGTCATGGGTATGACGACTTCTGCATCGGTTCCCGCAGGTCCCGAGGGCGCCATAGCCCCCCGAGGCACGGTCACCGACCGTCTCGTGGAAGCCAACGAGCGGTACGCGGCCGCGTTCACCGACCCCGGGATGGACGCCCGCCCCGTGCTACACGTCGCCATCGTGGCCTGCATGGACGCCCGTCTCGACCTGCACGCCGCGCTCGGTCTGGAGCTCGGCGACTGTCACACCATCCGCAACGCGGGCGGCGTCGTCACAGATGACGTGATCCGCTCCCTGACCATCAGCCAGCGGGCGCTCGGCACCCGCAGCATCGTCCTGATCCACCACACAGGCTGCGGCCTGGAGAACCTCACCGAGGACTTCCGGCACGAGCTGGAGGACGAGGTCGGCCAGCGACCCGCCTGGGCGGTGGAGGCCTTCCGGGACGTCGACCAGGACGTACGGCAGTCGATGCAGCGCGTGCGCACCTCGCCGTTCCTGCTGCACACCGACGACGTGCGGGGCTTCGTCTTCGACGTGAAGACGGGTCTGGTGCGCGAGATCGACCCCGCGTAGCGGTCGCACGGCCCCCGCGTAAC of the Streptomyces sp. T12 genome contains:
- a CDS encoding carbonic anhydrase, with the protein product MTTSASVPAGPEGAIAPRGTVTDRLVEANERYAAAFTDPGMDARPVLHVAIVACMDARLDLHAALGLELGDCHTIRNAGGVVTDDVIRSLTISQRALGTRSIVLIHHTGCGLENLTEDFRHELEDEVGQRPAWAVEAFRDVDQDVRQSMQRVRTSPFLLHTDDVRGFVFDVKTGLVREIDPA
- the rsmH gene encoding 16S rRNA (cytosine(1402)-N(4))-methyltransferase RsmH gives rise to the protein MSQSRHVPVMLQRCLDLLAPALQRPGAVVVDCTLGLGGHSEALLQQFPEARLVALDRDKEALRLSGERLAPYGERASLVHAVYDELPDVLERLGIARVQGVLFDLGVSSMQLDEADRGFAYAQDAPLDMRMDQTTGVSAAEVLNTYPPGELVRILRAYGEEKQAKRIVGAIVREREKEPFSNSARLVELIRDALPQAAKRTGGNPAKRTFQALRIEVNGELSVLERAIPAAVKALDVGGRIAVLSYHSLEDRLVKQVFAAGAANTAPPGLPVVPEQYQPRLKLLTRGAELPTEEEVADNRRAAPARLRGAERIREDVE